Within Leptospiraceae bacterium, the genomic segment CTTTCATAGGTTTTCGTTTTGCCTCCTGCCCGGGCTTTTAGCAAAAACTCTCCCAAATCGCCTATGGTCGGAATGAAAATGAGTGAATAAAACAGAATGTCCGTCATGCAAGGGCACTTCCGCATCAACTCCAAACCATGGAAATGCTTCCGGGACCTCAAATCCTACAAACATATATTATGCCCTGCTTTTACAAAAGTAGAAACACCAACTCTTTTCATCCGGCATAGGAGAACCCGTATGCAGCTAAACCGACATGAAGCCCATCCGGTAAAGTCACCGATGGGATTTTGTTGCATCATCTTTTGGACATATCTGGCTCCCATAATCCTAATCCAATTTTTTGCATTGCCAAAGAAATAAAACAAACAGCACGATCATTCCAAGGGCGCATTAAACGGAAACGAAATGTTTTCCCCGGTTGAATGATCATTTCTTTTGAATCCGGTTTTACTAAAAAGGAAACGAAGGTCAGTATGAGTATGATTAAAAAAAATATTTCACCGATGATAGCTTTGTCCATTACTACAGGCAAATCTTCAATGGAAAACTTATCATCCTTCCCGTGATCAAAATAGTCAAAAATAATGGGAACGAATAACAATTGTCGGCATAAGGATAGAACACCGATTAGAGAGAAAAACTCATTCCTAAAACAATGCACTAAAATCTGCTCTTAAAGAATTGATTCCATTGCACGAGTTTCTATGGAGAGAACTACTCTTGCAAAGATTTCCGGTAGGATTAAAAATCCCAATCCGAAGATGAAAAAAATCAAACCAACTATTCCTGATAATACCCGCAAAAAAAACTCAACTTTGTGATTTGTAAGTATATTTTTCATCGCCTTGTTCCTCCGGAAACTTTCATCATCTGGTTAGCTACTTCAGCCAGCATTTTGATTTTGGCCGGTTATAATCCGGTCATCGATACTGATATGGTTTGCAAATATATCACGAAAAGCGGAGGAGGATTCAAAATTGGCTCCTGCTGCTCTAAGCTCGCGTTCAGGATGTTGTAGTGTGATGTTGATTTTTAGTTCTTTCACCTGTTTATCTGTAACAGCGGTAATCTTTCGTCCTTGAACCAGAGGAAGCCCATTTTCATCTTTTGCCAGTAATAATCCAAGTGGACCATGACAAACACCGCCGATTATTTTACCGGCTTTATAGGCTTCTGTAATCTTGCGACCCAGTTCCTCGGAATAAGGGAGATCATAGGCAGCACCCCAACCTCCAGCCAAAAAAATAATATCGTATTTTGTGAAGTCAATCTCTTCAATGCGCAATGAGTTGATTACTTTATTTTTAAAGACAGGATCTTTCAGGTATCTTTCGTCATAGTCTGATATAACAAATCTATGGAAAGATAAGGGGTCTATCGGAATTTCTCCTCCTTTAATACTAGCAATATCTACTGACATACGACCATCCAAAAATTCGTAATACGGAGCAGTCATTTCCGAACCGAAAACACCGGTCTTTTTTCCGGTATCACCAAGAATGTCATGACTGGTAGTAATGATTAAGGCTTTCCCTTCGGGCACCATATACCTTTGGCCTGTGTAGTCCGAGTGAATCCCCAGTCGTTTTAGTACGATTGGTATAACGAAAACAGCCAATAACAGTACAACCGAAATCCCAATTGTAATTATGAATATTGATTTCTTTTT encodes:
- a CDS encoding type 1 glutamine amidotransferase domain-containing protein — its product is MKKKSIFIITIGISVVLLLAVFVIPIVLKRLGIHSDYTGQRYMVPEGKALIITTSHDILGDTGKKTGVFGSEMTAPYYEFLDGRMSVDIASIKGGEIPIDPLSFHRFVISDYDERYLKDPVFKNKVINSLRIEEIDFTKYDIIFLAGGWGAAYDLPYSEELGRKITEAYKAGKIIGGVCHGPLGLLLAKDENGLPLVQGRKITAVTDKQVKELKINITLQHPERELRAAGANFESSSAFRDIFANHISIDDRIITGQNQNAG